One Nocardia iowensis DNA window includes the following coding sequences:
- a CDS encoding lysophospholipid acyltransferase family protein, with protein sequence MRNVVFDAPPAQGTAHAWMPSSPCGPGCIESIDEVGTGRVIGRLLGVAGLLISFPMVNLVTPQSKREAVQRGYARTLLSCLGMELRVVDRRIDPNGRGVVGEGNTAPAVYGEPGTGVMVVVGHIGWTDIVALAAVQPLGFVARADMVDWPVLGKLATLMRVIPIEREKLRALPGVVAQIGARLTAGDRIAVFPEGTTWCGRAYGSMRPALFQAAVDTDTPVQPVRLRYLDRHGVQCTVPGFVGEDTFASSARRVLRSRGMVAEVVLEAVQQPGTDRRDLARRCEAAVRGTELSRHGLRDATVWIEAGNTRVQDPSIAADTPEVRRPQRRLRPMLRGRGRRVDAVGG encoded by the coding sequence GTGAGGAACGTGGTCTTCGACGCACCGCCCGCACAGGGCACCGCACACGCGTGGATGCCGTCGAGCCCGTGCGGGCCCGGCTGCATCGAGTCGATCGATGAGGTCGGCACCGGCCGGGTGATCGGCAGACTGCTCGGCGTCGCCGGGCTGCTGATCAGCTTCCCGATGGTGAATCTGGTTACCCCGCAGAGCAAACGAGAAGCCGTGCAGCGCGGGTACGCGCGAACGTTGTTGAGTTGTCTAGGAATGGAATTGCGGGTCGTCGATCGCAGGATCGACCCGAACGGGCGCGGCGTTGTCGGTGAGGGCAACACCGCGCCCGCCGTTTATGGCGAGCCGGGTACCGGCGTCATGGTCGTCGTCGGGCACATCGGCTGGACCGATATCGTCGCGCTCGCCGCGGTGCAGCCGCTCGGCTTCGTCGCCAGGGCGGACATGGTCGACTGGCCGGTGCTGGGCAAGCTGGCGACGCTGATGCGGGTCATCCCGATCGAGCGGGAGAAGCTGCGCGCGCTGCCCGGTGTGGTGGCCCAGATCGGCGCCAGGCTTACCGCCGGCGATCGGATCGCGGTGTTCCCCGAGGGCACCACCTGGTGCGGTCGCGCGTACGGCAGCATGCGGCCCGCGCTGTTCCAGGCGGCGGTCGACACCGATACGCCCGTCCAGCCGGTGCGATTGCGCTATCTGGATCGGCACGGCGTCCAGTGCACGGTGCCGGGATTCGTCGGTGAAGACACCTTCGCCTCGTCGGCCCGTCGGGTGCTGCGTTCGCGCGGCATGGTCGCCGAGGTGGTGCTCGAGGCGGTGCAGCAACCGGGAACGGATCGACGAGATCTAGCGCGCCGCTGCGAGGCCGCGGTCCGTGGCACCGAGCTCTCGCGCCACGGTCTGCGCGACGCCACGGTGTGGATCGAGGCGGGCAACACTCGGGTACAGGACCCATCCATCGCGGCCGACACACCGGAGGTCCGCAGGCCACAACGCCGCCTTCGGCCCATGCTGCGCGGCCGAGGCCGCCGGGTCGACGCGGTCGGCGGCTGA
- a CDS encoding GNAT family N-acetyltransferase produces MTITSVLTAPARSTDSGVERSRYSLVVSSDAEHRAAAQRLRYGVFASEPGFHIPDNGTGLDADRFDDYCDHLLVRDDLTEEFVGCYRMLPPDKVPAAGGYYTATEFDLAQLDPEGRRIVEMGRACVVPDHRNGSVLTLMWAGILHYIQLTGYDWVMGCVSVPMQDTPADEPGVNVRGVRDMLLGRHASDPEQRVHPLRPVVVDGKTLDEMTPPSRPKLPPLLRGYLRLGAEICGEPAHDPDFGVADFVAMLGLDTINTRYLNRLQDAAATFDGGR; encoded by the coding sequence ATGACTATTACGTCCGTGTTGACAGCCCCGGCGCGCTCGACGGACTCCGGGGTGGAACGGTCACGGTACTCGCTGGTCGTCTCGTCCGACGCTGAACACCGCGCGGCGGCGCAGCGACTGCGCTACGGCGTGTTCGCGAGCGAGCCCGGATTCCACATCCCCGACAACGGTACCGGCCTCGACGCCGACCGATTCGACGACTACTGCGACCACCTGCTGGTCCGCGACGACCTGACCGAGGAGTTCGTCGGCTGCTACCGGATGCTGCCGCCGGACAAGGTCCCCGCGGCGGGCGGCTACTACACGGCCACGGAATTCGATCTGGCCCAATTGGATCCGGAAGGCAGGCGGATCGTGGAGATGGGCCGGGCCTGCGTCGTGCCCGACCACCGCAACGGCTCGGTACTCACCCTGATGTGGGCGGGCATCCTGCACTACATCCAACTCACCGGTTACGACTGGGTGATGGGCTGCGTCTCGGTGCCGATGCAGGACACCCCCGCCGACGAGCCCGGCGTGAATGTGCGCGGCGTGCGCGACATGCTGCTCGGCAGGCACGCGTCGGATCCGGAACAGCGGGTGCACCCGCTGCGGCCGGTGGTCGTCGACGGCAAGACCCTCGATGAGATGACGCCGCCGTCGCGGCCCAAGCTGCCGCCGCTGCTGCGCGGCTACCTGCGCCTTGGCGCGGAGATCTGCGGCGAGCCCGCACACGATCCGGACTTCGGGGTCGCCGACTTCGTCGCGATGCTCGGCCTCGACACCATCAACACTCGCTACCTGAACCGATTACAAGACGCCGCCGCGACCTTCGACGGGGGACGGTGA
- a CDS encoding NAD(P)/FAD-dependent oxidoreductase, translated as MQYVDAGIETAGVVIVGSGFGGLSAAKQLAKSGIDYVLISSTPEHLFQPLLYQVATGVLASEEIAPPIASILRRHREADVRLGKVVAIDPDQAIVTYEHDGERRRIRYGSLIAATGASQSYFGRDDFAEKTFSLKTIDDAKLLRAQIQRVFAEAAGADEETKRRLLSFVVVGAGATGVEVAGQLKELAKRYYHQEVSVTLVEGAGEVLPPFGGGLSEYAKKSLTRSGVDVLLGTFVTDIEQGKVTVKDKSGVERGIAAETVVWSAGVQAGGFAKILAEATGVETDRAGRLLINPDLTVGGYADIYAIGDMTSLNGYPGQSPVAMQEGRHAADIIRRKKQPGTAFKYWDKGSMAVISRFSAVTKLNDKITFRGLIAWVMWLAVHLFYLVGFRNRFAAVASWLVAFIGTGRPGFAEVDKAAEPPRVSERTAA; from the coding sequence ATGCAGTACGTGGATGCGGGAATCGAAACCGCGGGTGTCGTCATCGTCGGATCGGGGTTCGGCGGGCTCTCCGCCGCCAAGCAACTTGCCAAGTCGGGTATCGATTACGTGCTGATCTCCAGCACGCCGGAGCACCTGTTCCAACCGTTGTTGTACCAGGTAGCGACCGGTGTGCTGGCATCGGAGGAGATCGCGCCGCCGATCGCCTCCATTCTGCGCCGTCACCGCGAGGCCGACGTGCGCCTGGGCAAAGTAGTCGCCATCGATCCGGATCAGGCGATCGTCACCTATGAGCACGACGGCGAGCGCCGCCGGATCCGGTACGGCTCGCTGATCGCCGCCACCGGCGCCAGCCAGTCCTACTTCGGCCGCGACGACTTCGCCGAGAAGACCTTCTCGCTCAAGACCATCGACGACGCGAAGCTGCTGCGCGCACAGATCCAGCGGGTCTTCGCCGAGGCCGCGGGCGCGGACGAGGAGACCAAGCGCAGGCTGCTGAGCTTCGTGGTCGTCGGGGCGGGCGCGACCGGCGTCGAGGTGGCCGGTCAGCTGAAGGAACTGGCGAAAAGGTATTACCACCAAGAAGTTTCGGTCACCCTGGTGGAGGGCGCGGGCGAGGTGCTTCCGCCGTTCGGCGGCGGGCTGTCGGAGTACGCGAAGAAGTCGTTGACCCGCAGCGGTGTCGACGTGCTGCTCGGCACCTTCGTCACCGATATCGAGCAGGGCAAGGTCACCGTCAAGGACAAGAGCGGTGTCGAACGCGGCATCGCGGCGGAGACGGTCGTCTGGTCGGCGGGCGTGCAGGCGGGCGGCTTCGCCAAGATCCTGGCCGAGGCCACCGGCGTGGAAACCGATCGGGCCGGACGGCTGCTGATCAACCCGGATCTCACCGTCGGCGGCTACGCCGACATCTACGCGATCGGCGACATGACCTCGCTCAACGGCTACCCCGGCCAGTCGCCGGTGGCCATGCAGGAGGGCAGGCACGCCGCCGACATCATCCGCCGGAAGAAGCAGCCGGGCACCGCGTTCAAGTACTGGGACAAGGGCAGCATGGCGGTGATCAGCCGGTTCAGCGCGGTCACCAAGTTGAACGACAAGATCACCTTCCGCGGCCTGATCGCCTGGGTCATGTGGCTCGCGGTGCACCTGTTCTACCTGGTCGGCTTCCGCAACCGGTTCGCCGCGGTCGCCTCGTGGCTGGTCGCGTTCATCGGCACCGGACGTCCCGGTTTCGCCGAGGTGGACAAGGCCGCCGAACCGCCGCGCGTATCGGAACGCACGGCCGCTTGA
- a CDS encoding LysR family transcriptional regulator codes for MELRQLTYFVAVCEELSFSGAAARCFISQSAISHQISRLERDLGVQLFERSTRSVVPTDATARLLPLAKQMLSLESAIRAAVRTVGPRIRLAANMSFATRSLSAIAGARATHPEAEIEFVIKPFRQRITAVADGDCDLALIRGSVDQPGLEVEQLWVEDLVIATSSAHPLATRETVTLSDLSRYPLLLPPEQEQVLLHTVIRSAFAELPTGPTYGPPIPPDHTATMELINRPDAWTVLYAESPTEGLVVLKLAEHKLRIPVSAVLRSDARRSPILTTLLAALHRT; via the coding sequence GTGGAACTTCGGCAGCTCACCTACTTCGTCGCCGTGTGCGAGGAGCTCAGTTTCAGCGGCGCGGCCGCACGGTGCTTTATCTCACAGTCGGCGATCAGTCATCAGATCTCCCGGCTGGAGCGTGATCTCGGCGTGCAGCTGTTCGAGCGCTCTACAAGATCAGTAGTGCCCACCGACGCCACCGCACGGCTACTTCCCCTTGCGAAACAGATGCTGAGCCTCGAGTCGGCGATCCGGGCGGCCGTGCGGACCGTCGGCCCGCGGATCCGGCTCGCCGCGAACATGTCCTTCGCGACCAGATCGCTGTCGGCGATCGCGGGCGCCCGCGCCACCCATCCCGAAGCGGAGATCGAGTTCGTGATCAAACCGTTCCGGCAGCGGATCACCGCGGTGGCCGACGGCGACTGCGATCTCGCACTCATCCGCGGCAGCGTCGATCAACCCGGGCTGGAGGTCGAGCAGCTGTGGGTCGAGGATCTGGTGATCGCGACCTCCAGCGCGCATCCACTCGCCACCCGGGAAACGGTGACCCTCTCCGATCTGAGCCGCTATCCGCTGCTGCTCCCGCCGGAACAGGAACAAGTGCTGCTGCACACCGTCATTCGGTCCGCATTCGCCGAACTACCCACGGGCCCCACCTACGGTCCCCCGATCCCACCCGACCACACCGCGACCATGGAGCTGATCAACCGCCCCGACGCGTGGACGGTGCTCTACGCGGAGAGCCCAACCGAGGGTTTAGTGGTATTGAAGCTCGCCGAACACAAACTACGCATCCCCGTCTCCGCGGTCCTGCGCAGCGACGCCCGCCGCTCCCCCATCCTGACCACCTTGCTCGCCGCCCTACACCGCACCTGA
- a CDS encoding electron transfer flavoprotein subunit alpha/FixB family protein, with amino-acid sequence MAEVLVLVEHADGAIKKVSTELLTAARNLGEPAAVVLGTAGTGEKLADALAAAGAEKIYIAESDDVENFLVTPKVDVLAALTEQVSPAAVIVAASAEGKEVSGRLAARIGSGLLVDVIDVKSDGTAVHSIFGGAFTVDAKSNGDVPVISVRPGAIEASAQAGAGEKVTVEVPAQEDGVVKVTSREPVVAGDRPELTEATIVVSGGRGVGSADNFSVVEALADSLGAAVGASRAAVDSGYYPGQFQVGQTGKTVSPQLYIALGISGAIQHRAGMQTSKTIVAVNKDEEAPIFEIADYGIVGDLFNVAPQLTEAVKSHKG; translated from the coding sequence ATGGCTGAAGTACTTGTGCTCGTTGAGCACGCAGACGGTGCGATCAAGAAGGTCAGCACCGAGCTCCTGACCGCCGCCCGCAACCTGGGCGAGCCCGCCGCCGTCGTGCTCGGCACCGCGGGCACCGGCGAGAAGCTGGCCGACGCGCTCGCCGCGGCCGGCGCCGAGAAGATCTACATCGCCGAATCCGACGACGTGGAGAACTTCCTGGTGACCCCGAAGGTCGACGTGCTCGCCGCGCTGACCGAGCAGGTCTCCCCGGCCGCCGTCATCGTCGCCGCCTCGGCCGAAGGCAAGGAGGTGTCGGGCCGCCTCGCCGCCCGCATCGGCTCCGGCCTGCTGGTCGACGTCATCGACGTGAAGTCCGACGGCACCGCCGTGCACTCCATCTTCGGTGGCGCGTTCACCGTCGACGCCAAGTCGAACGGCGATGTGCCGGTCATCTCGGTGCGCCCCGGCGCGATCGAGGCGTCCGCGCAGGCCGGTGCCGGCGAGAAGGTCACCGTCGAGGTGCCTGCTCAGGAAGACGGCGTCGTCAAGGTGACCTCGCGCGAACCGGTCGTCGCCGGTGACCGTCCGGAACTCACCGAGGCGACCATCGTCGTCTCCGGTGGCCGTGGTGTCGGTTCCGCCGACAACTTCTCGGTGGTCGAGGCGCTGGCCGACTCGCTGGGTGCCGCCGTCGGCGCCTCGCGTGCCGCGGTCGACTCCGGCTACTACCCGGGCCAGTTCCAGGTCGGCCAGACCGGTAAGACGGTCTCGCCGCAGCTGTACATCGCCCTCGGCATCTCCGGCGCCATCCAGCACCGGGCAGGCATGCAGACCTCGAAGACCATCGTCGCGGTCAACAAGGACGAAGAGGCCCCGATCTTCGAGATCGCGGACTACGGCATCGTCGGCGACCTGTTCAACGTCGCCCCGCAGCTGACCGAAGCGGTCAAGTCGCACAAGGGTTAA
- a CDS encoding electron transfer flavoprotein subunit beta/FixA family protein encodes MPNIVVLIKQVPDTWSERKLTDGDYTLDREAADAVLDEINERAVEEALLIKEAQGGEVTVLAAGPDRATEAIRKALSMGADKAIHINDPAIHGSDAVQTAWVLASALGQVEGVELVIAGNEATDGRAGAVPAIIAEYLGLPQLTHLRKLTVDGDKITGERETDDGVFKLEATLPAIVSVNEKINEPRFPSFKGIMAAKKKEVQTFTLADLGVDPSTVGVANAGTTVTGATPKPPRTAGEKIADEGDGGTKIAQYLVGQKII; translated from the coding sequence ATGCCGAACATCGTCGTACTCATCAAGCAGGTTCCCGACACCTGGTCCGAGCGCAAGCTGACCGATGGTGACTACACCCTCGATCGCGAAGCCGCCGACGCCGTCCTCGACGAGATCAACGAGCGCGCCGTCGAAGAGGCGCTGCTGATCAAGGAGGCCCAGGGCGGCGAGGTCACCGTGCTGGCCGCCGGTCCGGACCGGGCCACCGAGGCCATCCGCAAGGCGCTGTCCATGGGCGCCGACAAGGCCATCCACATCAACGACCCGGCGATCCACGGCTCCGACGCCGTGCAGACCGCCTGGGTGCTGGCGAGCGCGCTCGGCCAGGTCGAAGGTGTCGAACTGGTCATCGCGGGCAACGAGGCGACCGACGGTCGCGCCGGTGCGGTGCCCGCCATCATCGCCGAGTACCTCGGCCTGCCGCAGCTGACTCACCTGCGCAAGCTCACCGTCGACGGCGACAAGATCACCGGCGAGCGGGAGACCGACGACGGCGTCTTCAAGCTGGAGGCCACCCTCCCGGCCATCGTCAGCGTCAACGAGAAGATCAACGAGCCGCGCTTCCCCTCCTTCAAGGGCATCATGGCCGCGAAGAAGAAGGAAGTGCAGACCTTCACGCTGGCCGACCTCGGCGTCGACCCGTCGACCGTCGGTGTCGCGAACGCGGGCACCACCGTCACCGGAGCCACCCCGAAGCCGCCGCGCACCGCGGGCGAGAAGATCGCGGACGAGGGCGATGGCGGCACCAAGATCGCCCAGTACCTCGTCGGTCAGAAGATCATCTGA
- a CDS encoding class I SAM-dependent methyltransferase — translation MSEAVIPAAVDDPTGTTGAPETTIGAVEPLPLTGERTVPGIAEENYWFRRHEIAYAELLDRCAGKTVLEAGSGEGYGADMIASVATKVIGVDYDTGAVEHVRARYPRVEMIQGNLAELPLDDASVDVVVNFQVIEHLWDQAQFLRECFRVLRPGGELLISTPNRITFSPGRDTPLNPFHTRELNAAELTELLVDAGFEVAEMTGVHHGPSLKALDAKHGGSFIDAQIERALAGEPWPAELTADVAAVTIEDFVLVAEDIDASLDLVAIAVKP, via the coding sequence ATGAGCGAGGCTGTGATCCCTGCCGCAGTGGACGACCCGACGGGCACGACCGGCGCCCCCGAGACGACCATCGGCGCCGTCGAACCGCTGCCGTTGACCGGCGAGCGGACCGTCCCCGGCATCGCCGAGGAGAACTACTGGTTCCGCAGGCACGAGATCGCCTACGCCGAACTGCTCGACCGCTGCGCCGGAAAAACCGTGCTGGAGGCCGGATCCGGTGAAGGCTACGGCGCGGACATGATCGCCTCGGTAGCCACCAAGGTGATCGGCGTCGACTACGACACCGGCGCGGTCGAGCACGTGCGCGCCCGCTACCCGCGGGTGGAGATGATCCAGGGCAACCTCGCCGAACTGCCGCTCGACGACGCTTCGGTCGACGTGGTGGTGAATTTCCAAGTGATCGAACATCTTTGGGACCAAGCTCAGTTCCTCCGGGAGTGCTTCCGGGTGCTGCGTCCCGGCGGCGAACTGCTGATCAGCACGCCCAACCGGATCACCTTCTCCCCCGGTCGCGATACCCCGCTCAACCCGTTCCACACCCGCGAACTGAACGCCGCCGAGCTCACCGAACTGCTGGTCGACGCCGGATTCGAGGTTGCCGAGATGACCGGCGTGCACCACGGCCCGAGCCTGAAAGCGTTGGACGCCAAGCACGGTGGTTCGTTCATCGACGCGCAGATCGAGCGGGCACTGGCCGGTGAACCATGGCCCGCCGAGCTCACCGCCGACGTCGCGGCCGTCACCATCGAGGATTTCGTGCTGGTCGCCGAGGACATCGACGCGAGTCTCGATCTGGTCGCCATCGCGGTGAAGCCGTGA
- a CDS encoding 1,4-alpha-glucan branching protein domain-containing protein → MSSEAVPGQFTLVLHSHLPWFAHHGRWPVGEEWLYQSWASSYLPVAEVLRTLAAEGRSHLLSLGITPVLAAQLDDPHCLAGMHHWLGNWQLRADEAAMAGNIALGRHEHRLATAALADFEERWRHGAAPVWRALIDAEAIELLGGPLAHPFQPLLDPRLRQFQLNEGLDDARHRWGHTPTGIWAPECGYTPGMEIGYDAAGVTHFMVDGPALRGDTSLGRPVRESDVVAFGRDLQVSYRVWSPKSGYPGQSAYRDFHHYDHATGLKPARVTGKTVAGPDKAPYDPELAAAAVVRDVDDFVQTVRERLISESARIGKPALVVAAFDTELFGHWWHEGPQWLAQVLRALPEAGVTVGTLADARERGFVGAPVPLADSSWGSGKDWRVWAGDQVSDLVELNDDIVRLTLETIDKMRAADGGPALRDHVADQLLREAILTVSSDWAFMVSKDSAAGYARDRAHQHAHAVREIAAAVGAGQLAKAQQLAAGWGASDGLFPGVDARRLDSAGSGESFAVAAAAPGSGPAERSTAEGHA, encoded by the coding sequence GTGAGCAGCGAGGCTGTTCCCGGCCAGTTCACCCTGGTCTTGCATTCGCACCTACCGTGGTTCGCCCATCACGGCCGCTGGCCGGTCGGTGAGGAATGGCTCTATCAATCCTGGGCCTCCTCTTACCTTCCGGTCGCCGAAGTCCTGAGAACCCTTGCCGCCGAAGGACGTTCACATCTGCTGAGCCTCGGCATCACGCCGGTGCTCGCGGCCCAGCTGGACGACCCGCACTGCCTGGCGGGGATGCACCACTGGCTCGGCAATTGGCAGCTGCGCGCCGACGAGGCGGCCATGGCGGGCAACATCGCCCTGGGCAGGCACGAACATCGTTTGGCCACAGCGGCTTTGGCGGATTTCGAGGAACGCTGGCGGCATGGCGCGGCACCGGTGTGGCGTGCGCTCATCGATGCCGAGGCGATCGAACTGCTCGGCGGCCCGCTCGCCCATCCGTTCCAGCCGCTGCTCGATCCGCGACTGCGCCAGTTCCAGCTCAACGAGGGCCTGGACGACGCGCGACACCGCTGGGGCCACACACCGACCGGCATCTGGGCACCGGAATGCGGCTACACGCCGGGCATGGAGATCGGCTACGACGCCGCCGGTGTGACACATTTCATGGTCGACGGGCCCGCATTGCGGGGCGACACGTCGCTCGGACGGCCGGTGCGCGAGTCCGATGTGGTCGCGTTCGGGCGCGATCTCCAGGTGAGCTACCGGGTGTGGTCACCGAAATCGGGCTACCCGGGCCAGAGCGCCTACCGTGACTTTCATCACTATGACCACGCCACCGGTCTCAAGCCGGCCCGCGTCACGGGCAAGACCGTGGCAGGCCCGGACAAGGCGCCGTACGACCCGGAGCTCGCGGCGGCGGCGGTGGTCCGCGATGTCGACGACTTCGTCCAGACGGTGCGCGAGCGACTGATCAGCGAATCCGCCCGCATCGGCAAGCCCGCGCTGGTGGTGGCCGCGTTCGACACCGAACTGTTCGGCCACTGGTGGCACGAGGGGCCGCAGTGGTTGGCCCAGGTGTTGCGGGCCCTGCCCGAAGCCGGGGTCACCGTCGGCACGCTGGCCGACGCGCGCGAACGCGGATTCGTCGGTGCGCCTGTGCCATTGGCCGACTCGTCCTGGGGTTCGGGCAAGGACTGGCGGGTCTGGGCCGGGGATCAGGTAAGCGACCTGGTCGAACTCAATGACGACATCGTGCGGCTCACCCTGGAAACGATCGACAAGATGCGCGCCGCCGACGGTGGACCCGCCTTGCGCGACCACGTTGCCGACCAGTTGCTCCGGGAAGCGATTCTCACCGTGTCCAGCGACTGGGCGTTCATGGTCAGCAAGGACTCCGCCGCGGGCTACGCGCGCGACCGCGCGCATCAACACGCGCACGCCGTGCGGGAGATCGCGGCCGCCGTCGGCGCGGGCCAACTCGCGAAAGCACAGCAGTTGGCGGCAGGATGGGGGGCGAGTGACGGACTCTTCCCCGGTGTGGATGCGCGACGACTCGACAGCGCCGGGTCCGGAGAAAGCTTCGCCGTGGCTGCCGCCGCCCCAGGATCGGGCCCCGCTGAACGGTCCACCGCAGAAGGACATGCATGA
- a CDS encoding glycosyltransferase family 4 protein translates to MKILMVSWEYPPVVVGGLGRHVHHLATELAVAGHEVVVLARRPSGTDSSTHPTHSFIAEGVLVVAVAEDPPVFDFGEDMLAWTLAMGHAMVRAGIALGKPGIGDGWVPDVVHAHDWLVAHPGIALAEYYDVPLVSTIHATEAGRHSGWVAGKVNRQVHSVEWWLANESDALITCSASMQDEVERLYGPERVPMTVIRNGIDVGAWTFRPRSPRTGPPRLLYVGRLEYEKGVQDAIAALPRIRRAHPGTTLTIAGVGTQFDWLRERARVHRVARAVTFAGQLDHTELLGWLHGADAIVLPSRYEPFGIVALEAAAAGTPLITSTAGGLGEAVIDGVTGASFAPADVDGLVEAARATLDDPAAAQDRAYAARERLTADFAWDVVAAETAQVYHSAKRRVRNPLGRPTIIERPLPERDPK, encoded by the coding sequence ATGAAGATTTTGATGGTGTCGTGGGAGTACCCGCCGGTTGTGGTCGGCGGGTTGGGCAGGCACGTGCATCACCTGGCTACCGAGTTGGCCGTGGCGGGCCACGAGGTGGTCGTGCTGGCGCGCCGTCCCTCCGGCACCGACTCCTCGACCCACCCCACCCACTCCTTCATCGCCGAGGGCGTGCTGGTGGTCGCGGTCGCGGAGGACCCGCCGGTCTTCGATTTCGGCGAGGACATGCTGGCCTGGACGCTGGCCATGGGGCACGCGATGGTGCGGGCCGGCATCGCGCTCGGCAAACCCGGCATCGGTGACGGCTGGGTGCCCGACGTGGTGCACGCGCACGACTGGCTGGTCGCGCACCCCGGCATCGCGCTGGCCGAGTACTACGACGTGCCGCTGGTGTCGACCATTCACGCCACCGAGGCCGGGCGGCACAGCGGCTGGGTCGCGGGCAAGGTCAACCGGCAGGTGCATTCCGTCGAGTGGTGGCTTGCCAACGAATCCGACGCGCTGATCACCTGCTCAGCATCGATGCAGGACGAAGTGGAGCGGCTCTACGGACCGGAGCGGGTGCCGATGACGGTGATCCGCAACGGAATCGACGTGGGCGCCTGGACATTTCGGCCGCGCTCGCCACGCACCGGCCCGCCGCGGCTGCTGTACGTCGGCAGGCTCGAATACGAGAAGGGCGTGCAGGACGCGATCGCCGCACTGCCGCGCATCCGGCGCGCGCACCCCGGCACCACGCTCACCATCGCCGGTGTCGGCACCCAGTTCGACTGGCTGCGTGAGCGTGCGCGGGTGCATCGGGTGGCCCGCGCGGTGACCTTCGCCGGACAGCTCGACCACACCGAACTCCTCGGCTGGCTGCACGGAGCAGACGCCATCGTGCTGCCGAGCCGCTACGAGCCCTTCGGCATCGTCGCACTGGAGGCGGCCGCCGCTGGCACCCCGCTGATCACCTCCACCGCCGGTGGCCTCGGCGAAGCGGTCATCGACGGCGTCACCGGCGCCTCCTTCGCCCCCGCCGACGTCGACGGTCTCGTCGAAGCCGCCCGCGCCACCCTCGACGACCCCGCCGCCGCCCAAGACCGCGCCTACGCCGCCCGCGAACGCCTCACCGCCGATTTCGCCTGGGACGTCGTAGCCGCCGAAACCGCCCAGGTCTACCACTCGGCAAAACGCCGCGTCCGCAACCCACTCGGCCGCCCCACCATCATCGAACGCCCCCTCCCCGAACGCGACCCCAAGTAG
- a CDS encoding DUF1697 domain-containing protein yields MKRYAALLRGIAPSNPNMSNEKLRGVFDGLGFEQVASVLASGNIVFRSAETDVSDLEDRIQLALNAELGIPGGTIIRSHEELRALLDTDPFPGLTHGRGTYLVATFLKDGAKAPTKLPDQPDPRTRIVGYDKACRAFLAVIDNSEPGKTPDFMSWLEKTYGKNITTRTWLTVQRVVKKMEA; encoded by the coding sequence ATGAAACGGTATGCCGCGCTGCTGCGCGGGATCGCCCCGAGCAATCCGAACATGAGCAACGAGAAGCTGCGCGGCGTGTTCGATGGCCTCGGCTTCGAGCAGGTCGCATCGGTGCTCGCCAGCGGCAATATCGTCTTCCGCAGCGCGGAAACCGACGTCAGCGACCTAGAGGACCGGATACAGCTGGCCCTGAATGCCGAACTCGGCATCCCCGGCGGAACGATCATTCGCAGTCACGAAGAGCTGCGAGCCCTGCTCGACACCGACCCGTTCCCCGGCCTCACCCACGGGCGCGGCACCTATCTGGTGGCCACGTTCCTCAAAGACGGCGCCAAGGCGCCAACCAAACTTCCCGACCAGCCCGACCCGCGGACCCGAATCGTCGGTTACGACAAGGCATGCCGCGCCTTCCTCGCCGTGATCGACAACAGCGAACCCGGCAAAACCCCGGACTTCATGAGCTGGCTGGAAAAGACCTACGGCAAGAACATCACCACCCGCACCTGGCTCACCGTCCAGCGCGTGGTCAAGAAGATGGAGGCGTAG